One genomic segment of Candidatus Margulisiibacteriota bacterium includes these proteins:
- a CDS encoding ATP-binding protein, giving the protein MSLLLFLNAGLLATAALALSLACYIFVKGLGSRLNRLFSFILFLIALWALSSLAYNNAASIEWLLFWRRVTPAGLALLAAYFLYFCLIFPFKLINLGTRQKLWLLFPGFAFAFLSIATGWLVRGITVRGELYLAQPIYAWGYIFYAIYLVLYFLAATSALYYKYAKSTARVKLQLFYSLLGTVISIVLVLAASLVLPLFGRPEMFSLAPPFTLIMALLITYAIVRHNLLRIEGLTTLGVIFLALAAALVATIGSLWSGQFWLLPLLYVVIANVCLGLFLVVSAPRNEVNLSFSVSIFSVAFWAFSLYMLNASPDKLLWERMAFLGPLVLAPSFIYFSWVFPRRNFQIKLWHLGGLLFPAVVMLALASTDLIVKEVSLQGTTLVPIRGFGYTLFLVVFVAYMAYALQELVRKYLQAVGGQKVQLGYVFFGVFLSVSAVALTNLLLPFFGNVSFTTLGPFFTLFYIVFVSYAVIKHRLMSIEVVIQRGTVYAFATVLIMALYALAVMISEVYLRQIIGYTSLAVTALAALVIAVAYQPLVTLFQLLADRIFFRGRYDYQKILRQISHDIASVIKLEELSRLIVVSFVETMRVAEISFLLPDKDHEHFRSVSLNLPHYKRMEIDLRNPIISRLALKGDILVRDEVEDEISREDNSALVPVRDAMDRLGITVWVPIIAKDELSGIIALGDKLSGDLFTAEDLALLTTLANQTAVALDNARLYNEVLTMKNYSEEILQSMTNGVLTTDNTGRVVTYNQMAESITGRKWDDVIGRTCEEVWGKMGAIPRAIESTLRGAPLMNFETGLSSPVRGLVPVAFSSTLLRDSQGKKNGALLSVQDLSEMKELEGKIRRADKLTALATMAAGMAHEIKNPLSSMKVFAQLLPQKIDDPEYRQKLGEIMPREIDRIDRIVESLLSFARATEPTFVRAKVEEILDYNLNYYTDKAQGAGVKIRREYTELPEIELDKSQISQLFSNLILNGIQAMPEGGELTVKTFPGKMVDDLLQSVKVQVSDTGHGIPEEMQKKLFDPFFTTKYGGTGLGLTISHSIVDGHKGFIDVESRVGRGTTFTVTLPVSQGLL; this is encoded by the coding sequence GGAGCCGCCTCAACCGGCTGTTCAGTTTTATCCTGTTTTTGATCGCTCTCTGGGCCTTAAGCTCCCTGGCTTATAATAACGCCGCGAGCATCGAGTGGCTCCTTTTTTGGCGCCGGGTCACGCCGGCCGGGTTAGCCCTGCTGGCCGCCTATTTCCTTTATTTCTGTCTGATCTTCCCGTTCAAACTGATCAATCTGGGTACCCGGCAGAAGCTCTGGCTCCTTTTCCCCGGGTTCGCCTTTGCCTTTCTCTCGATCGCGACCGGCTGGCTGGTGCGCGGGATTACCGTCCGCGGCGAACTCTACCTGGCCCAGCCGATCTATGCCTGGGGCTATATCTTTTACGCCATCTATCTCGTCCTCTATTTTCTGGCGGCGACCTCCGCCCTGTACTATAAATATGCCAAAAGCACCGCCCGGGTAAAGCTGCAGCTCTTCTACAGTTTGCTCGGCACGGTCATCTCCATCGTTCTCGTTCTAGCGGCCAGCCTGGTCCTGCCGCTCTTCGGCCGGCCGGAAATGTTCTCGCTCGCCCCCCCCTTCACTTTGATCATGGCCTTACTGATCACTTACGCCATAGTCCGGCATAACCTTCTCCGGATCGAAGGGTTGACGACCCTCGGCGTGATCTTCCTGGCGCTGGCGGCGGCCCTGGTCGCGACGATCGGCTCGCTCTGGTCCGGCCAATTTTGGCTCCTGCCCCTGCTTTACGTGGTGATTGCCAACGTTTGTCTGGGCCTTTTCCTGGTCGTATCCGCCCCGCGTAACGAGGTCAACCTTTCTTTTTCCGTCTCCATTTTCTCGGTAGCTTTTTGGGCATTTTCCCTGTACATGCTCAATGCCTCTCCCGATAAACTCCTCTGGGAGAGGATGGCCTTTCTCGGCCCCCTGGTCCTGGCGCCATCGTTCATTTATTTTAGCTGGGTTTTTCCGCGCCGCAATTTCCAGATCAAGCTCTGGCATCTGGGCGGCCTGCTTTTTCCGGCGGTGGTGATGCTCGCCCTGGCGTCGACCGATCTGATCGTGAAAGAAGTCAGCCTTCAGGGAACCACGCTGGTGCCGATCCGCGGTTTCGGCTACACCCTTTTCCTGGTCGTTTTTGTCGCTTACATGGCCTATGCTTTGCAGGAGCTGGTCAGGAAATATCTTCAGGCGGTCGGCGGGCAAAAGGTCCAGCTCGGCTATGTCTTCTTCGGTGTTTTCTTGAGCGTGAGCGCCGTCGCCTTGACCAACCTCCTGCTGCCGTTCTTCGGCAACGTCAGCTTTACCACGCTCGGCCCGTTCTTTACCCTGTTCTATATCGTTTTCGTCAGTTACGCCGTCATCAAACACCGGCTGATGAGCATCGAGGTCGTCATCCAGCGCGGCACCGTCTACGCTTTTGCCACCGTCTTGATCATGGCGCTCTATGCCCTGGCGGTCATGATCTCCGAGGTCTATCTCCGGCAGATCATCGGCTACACTTCCCTGGCCGTGACCGCCCTGGCCGCCCTGGTCATCGCCGTCGCTTACCAGCCGCTGGTCACCCTTTTCCAGCTGCTGGCCGACCGGATATTTTTCCGCGGCCGCTACGACTACCAGAAGATCCTTCGCCAGATCAGCCACGACATCGCTTCGGTCATCAAGCTGGAGGAGCTGTCGCGCCTGATCGTGGTCTCTTTTGTGGAGACGATGCGGGTCGCCGAGATCTCTTTCCTTCTCCCCGATAAAGACCACGAGCATTTCCGCTCCGTCTCCCTTAACCTGCCGCATTACAAGCGAATGGAGATCGACCTGCGCAACCCGATTATCAGCCGCCTGGCGCTGAAGGGCGACATTCTGGTGCGCGACGAGGTCGAGGACGAGATTAGCCGCGAAGACAATTCCGCCTTGGTCCCCGTGCGCGACGCCATGGACCGGCTGGGGATCACGGTCTGGGTGCCGATCATCGCCAAGGACGAGCTGAGCGGCATCATCGCCCTTGGCGACAAGCTGTCGGGCGATCTTTTCACGGCCGAGGACCTGGCGCTCCTGACCACGCTGGCCAACCAGACGGCGGTGGCGCTCGATAACGCCCGGCTCTATAACGAGGTCCTGACGATGAAAAATTACAGTGAAGAGATACTCCAGAGCATGACTAACGGCGTGCTAACCACGGACAACACAGGGCGGGTGGTCACTTACAACCAGATGGCCGAGTCGATCACCGGCCGGAAATGGGACGACGTTATCGGCCGGACCTGCGAGGAGGTTTGGGGGAAAATGGGGGCGATCCCCCGGGCGATCGAGAGCACCTTGCGCGGCGCCCCGCTGATGAACTTTGAGACCGGTTTATCCTCGCCGGTACGCGGGCTGGTCCCGGTCGCTTTCTCCTCGACCCTGCTGCGCGACAGCCAGGGTAAAAAGAACGGCGCTCTGCTTTCGGTCCAGGACCTTTCCGAGATGAAGGAACTGGAGGGGAAGATCCGCCGGGCCGACAAGCTGACCGCCCTGGCGACGATGGCCGCCGGGATGGCCCACGAGATCAAAAACCCGCTCTCGTCGATGAAGGTCTTTGCCCAGCTCCTGCCGCAGAAGATCGACGACCCGGAATATCGCCAGAAGCTGGGAGAGATCATGCCGCGCGAGATCGACCGGATCGACCGGATCGTGGAGAGCCTGCTTAGTTTCGCCCGGGCGACCGAGCCGACCTTTGTCCGGGCCAAGGTCGAGGAGATCCTCGATTACAATTTGAATTATTATACTGACAAGGCGCAGGGGGCCGGGGTCAAGATCAGACGGGAATATACCGAACTGCCGGAGATCGAACTCGACAAGAGTCAGATCTCCCAGCTCTTTTCCAACCTGATCCTGAACGGGATCCAGGCGATGCCCGAGGGCGGGGAATTGACCGTCAAGACGTTCCCCGGGAAGATGGTCGATGATCTCCTGCAGAGCGTTAAGGTCCAGGTCTCCGATACCGGCCACGGCATCCCGGAAGAGATGCA